One Sulfurimonas sp. genomic window carries:
- a CDS encoding SH3 domain-containing protein gives MRYIFIILSIILLTGCSLRDIKIDEKKVTAKDIYDLQNIPQNVSYFAKNIDKNISFYEIQKKYEQRYFSIWNIDKPKEGLISVKWPFFSYRPGKSYGENLQPLEQSFFDTMLNNANFDTYATLNAKAVTLKEVSLRSFPTIKPLLKDPSLAGEGFPFDYLQNSTVHANEPILVSHYSKDREWAYVFSNFASGWIKTNEFAILEKKHIEAWQNAQQVAVTKEDEPIYDSEGNFLYKSKIGMMFALVSEDEETYTVLTVSSYKNSKPLFFKSKISKNIAAKEIMKLDENNLIAVINEVSKTNYGWGGMYEQRDCSSMLRDMFTPFGIWLPRNSLQQSKIGTVISLSGLSDEDKIRVIKEKAVPFQTILYKKGHVVLYVGTYNDEIIVFHNTWGIKTKKDGVEGRVVVGKSVFSSLTLGKHLKNYDEESSLLRTLVSMNILTQ, from the coding sequence GTGAGATATATTTTTATAATTCTATCAATTATTTTATTGACCGGCTGTTCTCTGCGCGATATCAAAATTGATGAAAAAAAAGTAACCGCCAAAGATATATATGATTTGCAAAATATACCTCAAAATGTAAGTTATTTTGCAAAAAATATCGATAAAAACATCTCTTTTTACGAAATTCAAAAAAAATATGAGCAGCGCTATTTTAGCATATGGAATATCGACAAACCAAAAGAGGGGCTAATCTCCGTAAAATGGCCGTTTTTTTCATATCGCCCCGGCAAAAGTTACGGAGAAAATCTACAACCGTTAGAACAAAGCTTTTTTGACACAATGCTAAATAATGCAAATTTTGACACTTACGCAACCCTTAATGCAAAAGCCGTAACGCTAAAAGAGGTCAGTTTAAGATCTTTTCCGACAATTAAACCGCTGCTAAAAGACCCCTCTCTTGCCGGAGAGGGATTTCCGTTTGACTATCTTCAAAATAGCACCGTGCATGCAAATGAGCCTATCTTAGTTTCACACTACTCAAAAGATAGAGAGTGGGCATATGTATTTAGCAACTTTGCATCGGGATGGATAAAAACAAACGAATTTGCCATTTTAGAAAAAAAACATATTGAAGCTTGGCAAAATGCACAACAAGTTGCCGTTACTAAAGAAGATGAACCTATTTACGATTCTGAGGGCAATTTTTTGTATAAATCAAAAATCGGTATGATGTTCGCTCTTGTCTCTGAAGATGAAGAGACATATACGGTTTTAACGGTATCGTCATATAAAAATTCAAAACCGCTCTTTTTTAAGTCAAAGATTTCTAAAAACATAGCTGCCAAAGAGATAATGAAGCTAGATGAAAATAATTTAATTGCCGTTATCAATGAGGTGTCAAAAACCAATTACGGATGGGGCGGTATGTATGAACAGAGGGATTGCTCCTCAATGCTTAGAGATATGTTTACACCGTTTGGTATCTGGCTTCCTAGAAACTCACTTCAGCAAAGCAAAATAGGCACCGTTATATCTTTGAGCGGCTTAAGCGATGAAGATAAGATAAGAGTAATAAAAGAAAAAGCAGTTCCTTTTCAGACAATTCTTTACAAAAAGGGACATGTCGTTCTTTATGTTGGAACCTATAATGATGAGATTATCGTATTTCATAATACATGGGGTATAAAAACCAAAAAAGATGGCGTGGAAGGCAGAGTAGTGGTAGGGAAAAGCGTTTTTAGCTCTTTGACTCTGGGAAAACATTTAAAAAACTATGACGAAGAGAGTTCACTACTTAGAACTTTAGTAAGCATGAATATCTTAACACAGTAG
- a CDS encoding LexA family transcriptional regulator yields MKNFLEIVEEIKSIVSTEFNGKKMYDKDVADILGISQMNFATMKKRNKIPFNELLDFCATKSISINWMLYGQSPESLVEATNKFFIVRYFSHISASAGGGADAEHEEAGGIEIPHEFAMILGGERELKNIEAINVTGDSMEPTFSYNDIVFINRSKTDLQRGGIFTIRTEAGLFIKRVQKRIDGKIDIISDNQVYSTLTLDPNEIEVIGRVVSRFGSVD; encoded by the coding sequence ATGAAAAATTTTCTTGAAATAGTAGAAGAGATTAAAAGCATCGTCTCTACCGAATTTAACGGCAAAAAAATGTATGATAAAGATGTTGCCGACATCTTAGGCATAAGTCAGATGAATTTTGCAACCATGAAAAAAAGAAATAAAATACCTTTTAATGAACTTTTAGATTTTTGTGCAACAAAATCCATATCAATCAACTGGATGCTCTACGGTCAATCACCGGAGAGCCTTGTTGAAGCAACAAATAAATTTTTTATAGTTAGATATTTTAGCCATATAAGCGCATCTGCAGGCGGCGGAGCAGATGCAGAGCATGAAGAAGCGGGCGGAATAGAGATTCCTCATGAGTTTGCTATGATACTCGGAGGAGAAAGAGAGCTAAAAAATATAGAAGCTATCAATGTAACCGGTGACTCTATGGAACCGACATTTAGCTATAACGATATTGTTTTTATTAACAGAAGCAAAACGGATCTTCAAAGAGGCGGCATATTTACGATACGAACAGAGGCAGGGCTTTTTATAAAAAGAGTTCAAAAAAGAATAGACGGGAAAATAGATATAATCTCAGACAATCAAGTTTACTCAACCCTTACGCTAGACCCAAATGAAATAGAAGTTATAGGAAGAGTAGTAAGCAGATTTGGAAGCGTTGATTGA
- a CDS encoding tRNA (cytidine(34)-2'-O)-methyltransferase translates to MFNLVLVNPQIPNNTGAIGRLCVNAGAALHIIKPIAFDIDEKAVRRAGLDYWHKLDLHVWESLDDFFANNTIKDNAYFATTKTDKPYFDAQFKEGDYIFFGSETAGIPEDILNRYKEQNITIPMTKEGRSLNLAISTGIVLYEAIKQNYAAFKEKI, encoded by the coding sequence TTGTTTAATCTCGTACTCGTAAATCCGCAAATCCCAAACAATACCGGCGCAATAGGGCGACTCTGCGTCAATGCAGGTGCAGCATTGCATATCATAAAACCTATAGCATTTGATATTGACGAAAAGGCTGTTAGGCGTGCGGGACTTGATTATTGGCATAAACTTGATTTGCATGTATGGGAGAGTTTAGATGATTTTTTTGCAAACAATACAATAAAAGATAATGCCTATTTTGCAACCACAAAAACAGATAAACCCTATTTTGACGCACAATTTAAAGAGGGCGATTATATCTTTTTCGGAAGTGAGACTGCAGGCATACCTGAGGATATTTTAAACAGATACAAAGAGCAAAACATAACTATACCTATGACAAAAGAGGGCAGAAGTTTAAACTTGGCTATAAGTACGGGAATAGTGCTTTATGAAGCAATAAAACAAAATTACGCCGCATTTAAAGAGAAGATATGA
- the purU gene encoding formyltetrahydrofolate deformylase, giving the protein MSQYRVLIDANDEKGLVHKVSTVFYKNDLNILSNSEFVDKENNKFFMRSVVDGDIELIKLHQLISDVMPVSANIEVIAPQKKNIIIMATKEMHALGDILIRHEAGELEANILAVVSNYSDLESLVGKFNIPFIAISHVGLDREEHEDKILECLAGFEDIDYIVLAKYMRILTPKFIEAYENRIINIHHSFLPAFIGANPYKQAYDRGVKIIGATSHFVNNNLDEGPIIAQEVIHVNHAYSWRDMQRSGKDVEKVVLSRALKLALEDRIFVYANKTVIF; this is encoded by the coding sequence ATGAGCCAATACCGAGTGCTAATAGATGCCAATGATGAAAAAGGTTTGGTGCATAAAGTATCTACCGTTTTTTACAAAAATGATTTAAACATCTTGTCAAACAGTGAATTTGTCGATAAAGAGAATAATAAATTTTTTATGAGAAGCGTCGTTGACGGTGATATAGAACTTATCAAACTACATCAACTCATAAGCGATGTGATGCCCGTTAGTGCAAACATAGAAGTCATTGCACCTCAAAAGAAAAATATCATAATAATGGCTACAAAAGAGATGCATGCTCTGGGTGATATTCTGATTCGTCATGAAGCCGGAGAACTAGAAGCAAATATTTTGGCCGTTGTATCAAACTATAGCGACTTAGAGTCTTTAGTCGGCAAATTTAACATTCCATTTATTGCCATTTCGCATGTAGGATTGGACAGAGAAGAGCATGAAGATAAAATACTTGAGTGTTTGGCAGGATTTGAAGATATAGACTATATAGTTTTAGCAAAATATATGAGAATTTTAACTCCTAAATTTATAGAAGCATACGAGAATAGAATTATAAATATTCATCACTCTTTTTTACCTGCATTTATAGGAGCAAATCCTTATAAACAAGCTTATGACAGAGGCGTAAAGATTATCGGCGCCACATCGCATTTTGTAAACAACAATCTTGACGAGGGTCCCATTATAGCCCAAGAGGTTATACATGTAAACCATGCTTATAGCTGGAGAGATATGCAGCGTTCCGGTAAAGATGTTGAAAAAGTAGTTCTCTCTCGCGCCCTAAAACTTGCCCTTGAAGACAGAATATTTGTTTATGCAAATAAAACCGTAATTTTTTAG
- a CDS encoding tetratricopeptide repeat protein produces the protein MKTLTLANIYELQGLKEEALEIYKEILKKDPSNSDAKIAIRRLSGMRKKFLNVNTQMKEYFVKMEEEIEFNEFERWLLKLWS, from the coding sequence ATGAAAACATTAACTTTAGCAAATATTTACGAATTACAAGGCTTAAAAGAAGAAGCACTTGAAATTTATAAGGAGATTTTGAAAAAAGATCCCTCAAATAGCGATGCTAAAATTGCAATACGAAGACTCTCGGGTATGAGAAAAAAGTTTTTAAATGTAAATACTCAGATGAAAGAGTATTTTGTAAAGATGGAAGAAGAGATTGAGTTTAATGAATTTGAAAGGTGGTTATTGAAGTTATGGAGTTAA
- the leuB gene encoding 3-isopropylmalate dehydrogenase: MKTYKIALIKGDGIGPEIIDEAVKVLDSVASCFDFDFEYEEALMGGCAYDITGDPLPQETINISLNSDAVLFGAIGGQKWDNLPREKRPESGLLRFRKELGVYANLRPATVFDELINASSLKPEVIKGVDLMVVRELIGGIYFGEPKGRDENKGWNTMVYTREEIVRIAHQAFKIAMTRSKRVCSIDKANVLDVSQLWREVVTEVAREYPEVELSHMYVDNAAMQLIRDPRQFDVMLTGNIFGDILSDEASMLSGSIGLLPSASVGAKIGVYEPIHGSAPDIAGQGIANPIATILSASMMLRYALGENDAADKIDAAVKRALKEGYRTKDLAQYDAKEVCSTSEMGSIIANYAAK, encoded by the coding sequence ATGAAAACTTATAAAATTGCACTTATTAAAGGTGATGGAATCGGTCCTGAGATTATAGATGAAGCCGTAAAAGTTTTGGACTCCGTCGCGTCTTGTTTTGATTTTGATTTTGAGTACGAAGAGGCTTTAATGGGCGGTTGTGCTTACGATATAACGGGTGACCCGCTTCCTCAAGAGACAATTAATATCTCATTAAACAGCGATGCCGTACTTTTCGGTGCAATCGGCGGACAAAAATGGGACAATCTGCCTCGCGAGAAACGACCCGAGAGCGGACTTTTAAGATTCCGTAAAGAGCTTGGCGTTTATGCAAACCTTCGTCCTGCAACTGTTTTTGACGAGCTTATAAATGCATCATCATTAAAACCTGAAGTTATTAAAGGGGTAGATCTGATGGTTGTTCGCGAACTCATCGGCGGAATCTACTTCGGTGAGCCAAAAGGCCGTGACGAGAACAAAGGGTGGAACACTATGGTCTACACACGCGAAGAGATTGTAAGAATTGCTCATCAGGCGTTTAAAATAGCAATGACTAGAAGCAAAAGAGTTTGCTCAATCGACAAAGCAAATGTTTTGGATGTTTCACAGCTCTGGAGAGAAGTGGTTACGGAAGTGGCACGCGAATATCCGGAAGTTGAACTAAGCCATATGTATGTAGATAATGCGGCAATGCAGCTTATCCGTGACCCTAGACAATTTGATGTTATGCTTACGGGAAATATTTTCGGTGATATTTTAAGTGATGAGGCAAGCATGCTATCGGGCTCTATCGGGCTGCTTCCATCAGCTTCCGTCGGAGCTAAAATAGGTGTTTATGAGCCTATCCACGGTTCTGCTCCGGACATTGCAGGGCAAGGAATCGCGAACCCGATTGCAACCATTTTATCGGCTTCTATGATGCTTAGATACGCTCTTGGCGAAAATGATGCTGCAGATAAAATAGATGCTGCCGTAAAAAGAGCGCTTAAAGAGGGATACAGAACAAAAGATTTAGCTCAATATGACGCAAAAGAAGTTTGTTCAACGAGTGAAATGGGCTCGATTATTGCTAATTACGCAGCTAAATGA
- a CDS encoding 3-isopropylmalate dehydratase small subunit has product MQKANIDGKVWRFGKDIDTDLIIAARYLNTSVPEELAKHVMEDADPEFVGKMSRGDVIVAGENFGCGSSREHAPIALKAAGVAAVIAPTFARIFYRNAFNMGLPIFELRESDEIAEGDKISVDMNNGTITNKTSGKTYSFIPIPAFMQELIDAGGLMNYAQNEIKGK; this is encoded by the coding sequence ATGCAAAAAGCAAATATTGACGGTAAAGTTTGGAGATTCGGCAAAGATATCGATACGGACTTAATCATAGCGGCTCGTTATTTAAACACTTCGGTACCGGAGGAGTTGGCTAAACATGTTATGGAAGATGCAGATCCGGAATTTGTCGGCAAAATGAGCAGAGGCGATGTTATAGTTGCGGGTGAAAATTTCGGTTGCGGAAGTTCTCGTGAACACGCTCCCATAGCGCTAAAAGCTGCCGGTGTCGCTGCCGTTATCGCTCCGACTTTTGCAAGAATATTTTATCGTAACGCATTTAACATGGGGCTTCCTATATTTGAACTTCGTGAGAGCGACGAAATAGCCGAGGGTGATAAGATAAGTGTCGATATGAACAACGGAACTATTACAAACAAAACTTCAGGCAAAACATATAGCTTTATTCCGATTCCGGCATTTATGCAAGAGCTTATAGATGCTGGCGGGCTTATGAATTATGCACAAAACGAAATTAAAGGTAAATAA
- the flgG gene encoding flagellar basal-body rod protein FlgG, with protein sequence MMQSLYTASTGMLSMQTQIDTTANNIANVNTIGFKKSRAEFADLMYKVMEYAGTSTSDVSKSPTGIEAGLGSRPTAINKIFSEGSLKQTDNQLDIAVTGRGFFKLELPDGTEVYSRNGAFKIDANGIVVNSDGYKMVPEIVIPPDATNISIGTDGTVTAVQTGQTQATQIGKLSLTNFVNPAGLHSMGDNLYIETDSSGQPVEGNPGSDGLGVIRQGFVELSNVELVVELTDLITGQRAYDSNSKVITTSDEMLQTVNGLKR encoded by the coding sequence ATGATGCAATCACTTTATACTGCTTCAACCGGAATGTTGAGTATGCAGACGCAAATAGATACTACGGCAAATAATATTGCCAATGTCAATACGATAGGTTTTAAGAAATCCCGTGCAGAGTTTGCCGACCTTATGTACAAAGTTATGGAATACGCCGGTACATCTACTAGCGATGTCAGCAAAAGTCCTACAGGAATAGAAGCAGGTCTGGGTTCAAGACCTACGGCTATAAATAAAATATTTTCTGAAGGCAGTTTAAAACAGACAGACAATCAACTAGACATTGCGGTTACAGGCAGAGGTTTTTTTAAACTTGAACTACCTGACGGGACTGAGGTTTATTCAAGAAACGGCGCATTTAAAATTGATGCAAACGGAATAGTGGTAAATAGTGACGGTTATAAAATGGTTCCTGAAATTGTTATTCCGCCTGATGCAACCAATATCAGTATCGGTACGGACGGAACCGTAACGGCTGTTCAAACCGGTCAGACACAAGCAACCCAGATAGGTAAATTATCATTAACAAACTTTGTAAATCCTGCCGGTTTGCACTCCATGGGAGATAACTTATATATTGAAACCGACAGTTCCGGTCAGCCGGTAGAGGGAAATCCCGGTTCAGACGGTCTTGGAGTGATTAGACAAGGATTTGTCGAACTTAGCAATGTCGAACTTGTTGTTGAATTGACAGACCTTATTACCGGACAAAGAGCTTATGATTCAAACTCAAAAGTAATTACGACAAGTGATGAAATGCTTCAAACCGTAAACGGATTAAAAAGATAA
- a CDS encoding flagellar hook-basal body protein: MQSGYYSSAAGMVTQFNRLDTISNNLANVNTIGFKEQNLVVGDFLRLYKEARDELPNANHTKEAAQFLNRAMNKAPQIVDSYTDYSVGNMEKSDNPLDMALSKEGLFFLVKTPMGVRLTRDGSFTKDDQGKLVTKDGYEVLPSDYFSTNQSIMLNPEDNIVQVDKNGQIFTDVPNSAKFTTGSKIFIAQPDNIAMLKKEGNNLYRYDGVTEFESLEGSGAVRQGFIEKSNVNAVKMMTQMIETNRLVGMYQKAMDTQMNDMNRDAIEKIAKKS, translated from the coding sequence ATGCAGAGCGGATACTATAGTTCGGCAGCAGGGATGGTTACTCAATTTAACCGCCTTGATACTATTTCAAACAACCTTGCCAATGTAAATACAATCGGCTTCAAGGAACAAAATCTTGTCGTCGGTGATTTTTTGCGTTTATATAAAGAAGCAAGAGATGAACTGCCAAATGCAAATCACACCAAAGAGGCTGCTCAATTTTTAAATAGAGCCATGAATAAAGCTCCGCAAATAGTAGACTCATATACGGATTACTCTGTCGGAAATATGGAAAAAAGCGATAATCCTTTAGATATGGCGTTATCCAAAGAAGGACTGTTTTTTCTAGTTAAAACTCCGATGGGGGTCAGACTTACCAGAGACGGTTCATTTACTAAAGACGATCAAGGCAAGCTGGTAACAAAAGACGGCTATGAAGTTTTACCAAGTGATTATTTTTCAACAAATCAGTCGATAATGTTAAATCCTGAAGATAATATTGTTCAAGTGGATAAAAACGGACAAATATTTACGGATGTGCCAAATAGTGCAAAATTCACGACAGGTTCTAAGATTTTTATAGCACAGCCGGACAATATTGCGATGCTTAAAAAAGAGGGGAACAATCTTTATAGATACGACGGTGTAACCGAGTTTGAAAGCTTGGAAGGAAGCGGTGCCGTCAGACAGGGTTTTATAGAAAAAAGCAATGTAAATGCCGTAAAAATGATGACGCAGATGATAGAAACAAATCGTTTGGTAGGTATGTATCAAAAAGCGATGGATACACAGATGAATGATATGAACCGCGATGCAATTGAAAAAATTGCTAAAAAATCTTAA
- the rpoD gene encoding RNA polymerase sigma factor RpoD, whose product MTAKELNKAIETFFANQKPKECLTYESLIELFDKQPTSAQASSIHKLIQKHKACIYTSSEHAKLLNDKEAEARKSAQRKMIENNETDNFDILKEHELLEWSRSDSPVRMYLREMGQIPLLTKEEEIEISKKIENGESIIIDAICSVPYLIDFILDYKEPLINRERRVKELFKSFEDEKEDSDDLDVNEDEENEDEEGVEVEKTLTAKDKTRVEKVTVSFKALEKAKKEWVKLVEKVPEDVNEEPNLDTVLYFLTLTYKKKILKESLLDLGPTSKLINELVKAMETALKSDEGYDKELKRLEYKLPLFNATLKANHKVLVDKICVLTKEDIASMVPEATMVSTYMEIKKLVQTKEASKNSFSMEPEKLADILEQIKRGKNISEVSKTRMAKSNLRLVVSIAKRYTNRGLPFLDLIQEGNIGLMKAVDKFEYQKGYKFSTYATWWIRQAISRAIADQARTIRIPIHMIETINRINKIMRKHLQEHGREPDVEVIALEVGLSVEKVKNVIKITKEPISLEAPIGSEDDGRFGDFIEDKTSLSPSDAILKDDLRVQIESVLEQLNEREKAVIKLRFGIMDDESDRTLEEIGKELNVTRERVRQIESSAIKKLKHPKVGRKLKNYIEE is encoded by the coding sequence ATGACAGCTAAAGAACTCAACAAAGCTATTGAAACATTCTTTGCAAATCAAAAACCAAAAGAGTGTTTAACATATGAGTCGTTAATAGAACTTTTTGATAAACAGCCTACTTCTGCGCAAGCAAGCAGCATTCATAAACTTATACAAAAACACAAAGCATGTATTTACACATCATCCGAACATGCAAAACTTCTTAATGATAAAGAAGCAGAAGCTCGAAAAAGCGCTCAAAGAAAGATGATAGAAAATAACGAAACTGATAATTTTGATATATTAAAAGAGCATGAACTCCTAGAGTGGTCTAGATCTGATTCTCCTGTTCGTATGTATCTTCGTGAAATGGGACAAATACCGCTTCTAACAAAAGAAGAGGAGATTGAGATCTCTAAAAAGATTGAAAACGGGGAAAGCATAATTATAGATGCTATATGTTCCGTTCCATATTTGATTGATTTTATTTTGGACTATAAAGAACCTCTTATTAACCGTGAGAGAAGAGTTAAAGAGTTATTTAAAAGTTTTGAAGATGAAAAAGAAGATAGCGACGATCTAGATGTAAACGAAGACGAAGAGAATGAAGATGAAGAAGGCGTTGAAGTCGAAAAAACATTAACCGCAAAAGATAAAACAAGAGTTGAAAAAGTAACGGTTAGTTTTAAAGCACTGGAAAAAGCAAAAAAAGAGTGGGTAAAGCTTGTTGAAAAAGTACCGGAAGATGTAAACGAGGAGCCTAATCTTGATACTGTTTTATATTTTTTAACATTAACATATAAAAAGAAAATCTTAAAAGAGAGTTTATTGGATCTGGGACCAACCTCAAAACTAATCAATGAACTTGTAAAAGCTATGGAAACCGCACTTAAAAGTGATGAAGGGTATGATAAAGAGTTAAAAAGATTAGAATATAAACTCCCGCTCTTTAATGCTACGCTAAAAGCAAATCACAAAGTTTTAGTTGACAAAATTTGTGTTTTAACTAAAGAAGATATTGCAAGTATGGTTCCTGAAGCTACCATGGTCAGTACATATATGGAGATTAAAAAACTTGTTCAAACGAAAGAGGCTTCAAAAAACAGTTTTAGCATGGAACCTGAAAAGCTGGCAGATATTTTAGAACAAATTAAACGCGGAAAAAATATATCCGAAGTTTCAAAAACAAGAATGGCAAAATCAAATCTAAGACTTGTCGTCTCAATCGCAAAAAGATATACAAACCGCGGACTTCCTTTCCTTGACCTTATTCAAGAGGGAAACATCGGTCTTATGAAAGCGGTTGATAAGTTTGAGTATCAAAAAGGTTATAAATTTTCAACATATGCTACATGGTGGATTCGTCAAGCTATCTCTCGTGCCATAGCCGACCAGGCAAGAACGATTCGTATACCGATTCACATGATAGAGACGATTAACCGTATAAATAAAATAATGCGTAAACATTTACAAGAACACGGTAGAGAGCCTGATGTTGAGGTTATCGCACTAGAAGTCGGTTTATCTGTTGAAAAAGTTAAAAATGTTATCAAAATCACCAAAGAGCCTATAAGTCTTGAAGCTCCAATCGGTAGTGAAGATGATGGAAGATTTGGTGACTTTATCGAAGATAAAACATCGCTTTCGCCGTCTGATGCTATACTAAAAGACGACTTAAGAGTTCAAATCGAGAGTGTTTTAGAACAGTTAAACGAGAGAGAAAAAGCGGTTATTAAACTTCGTTTTGGAATTATGGATGATGAATCGGATAGAACGCTTGAAGAGATAGGAAAAGAGCTTAATGTTACGCGTGAAAGAGTTCGTCAAATAGAGTCTAGTGCTATTAAAAAGCTAAAACATCCTAAAGTTGGAAGAAAACTTAAAAATTATATAGAAGAGTAA
- a CDS encoding AtpZ/AtpI family protein: MQNKEQHEQKAPRIKPIIEAADSLSLGISIVVAVLMGVGIGLLIKNITETPWTLWIGVFIGIAAAILNVYKAYAKQYKDYEELAKEPRYAIKKQLQDDEDDDDDNKKNF, from the coding sequence ATGCAAAATAAAGAACAGCATGAGCAAAAAGCTCCAAGAATAAAGCCTATCATAGAAGCAGCGGACAGCCTATCGTTAGGGATTTCTATAGTCGTAGCAGTTCTGATGGGTGTCGGTATCGGTTTATTGATAAAAAATATTACAGAAACTCCTTGGACACTATGGATAGGAGTTTTTATCGGTATTGCAGCAGCCATACTCAATGTTTACAAGGCTTATGCAAAACAATATAAAGATTACGAAGAGTTGGCAAAAGAGCCTCGTTATGCAATTAAAAAGCAGCTTCAAGATGATGAAGATGATGATGACGATAACAAAAAAAACTTTTAA
- the hemL gene encoding glutamate-1-semialdehyde 2,1-aminomutase, with product MSIDNSLKAFKQAQNLIPGGVNSPVRAFKSVGGTPIFIAEGNGAYLTDIDGNKYVDFVQSWGPLLFGHRDESIENAVIEAVKHGLSFGAPTQAESDLAELVISMFDSIDKIRFVSSGTEAVMSAIRLARGYTNRDDIVKFTGCYHGHSDSLLVQAGSGAATFGNPSSPGVPADFTKHTLLAEYNNIKSVKKCFNDSKNIACVIIEPIAGNMGLVPADKEFLHELRELCDANGTLLIFDEVMSGFRATVHGAESITGVKPDIVTLGKVIGGGMPVGAFGARSDIMAKLSPEGPVYQAGTLSGNPVAMAAGLAAISKLKKNAQVISVLNERAKRLVEGMQKEASACGITMQIDTRGSMFGFFFNDKPVKNFADACNSDEKLFAKFHSMMLKEGFYFACSLYETGFISTAVTDEMIEDTIAASARVFKAITDAK from the coding sequence ATGAGCATAGATAATTCATTAAAAGCTTTCAAACAAGCACAAAATTTAATCCCGGGCGGAGTAAACTCGCCTGTTAGAGCATTTAAGAGCGTGGGCGGAACGCCTATATTCATTGCTGAGGGCAACGGTGCATATTTAACAGACATCGACGGCAACAAATATGTAGATTTTGTACAAAGCTGGGGTCCGCTGCTTTTTGGACACAGAGACGAATCAATAGAAAATGCCGTGATAGAAGCCGTAAAGCACGGTCTAAGCTTCGGCGCTCCGACACAAGCCGAGAGTGATTTGGCAGAACTTGTTATTTCTATGTTTGACTCTATTGATAAAATAAGATTTGTAAGCAGCGGAACGGAAGCTGTAATGAGCGCAATTCGTCTTGCGCGCGGATATACAAACCGTGATGACATTGTAAAGTTTACAGGATGTTATCACGGTCATAGTGATTCGCTTTTAGTTCAAGCAGGAAGCGGAGCCGCAACTTTTGGAAATCCAAGTTCACCGGGTGTTCCTGCCGACTTTACAAAGCACACTCTTTTGGCAGAGTATAACAACATCAAGAGCGTAAAGAAGTGTTTTAATGACTCAAAAAATATCGCATGTGTAATTATAGAGCCGATTGCAGGCAATATGGGGCTTGTTCCGGCTGATAAAGAATTTTTGCATGAGTTAAGAGAGTTATGCGACGCAAACGGCACACTGCTTATTTTTGATGAAGTTATGAGCGGTTTTCGTGCAACGGTTCATGGTGCAGAATCAATTACGGGAGTCAAACCGGACATCGTAACTCTTGGTAAAGTTATCGGCGGCGGTATGCCTGTTGGAGCTTTTGGAGCAAGATCGGATATTATGGCAAAACTCTCACCGGAAGGTCCGGTATATCAGGCAGGCACGCTAAGCGGTAACCCGGTTGCTATGGCGGCAGGACTTGCGGCAATCTCTAAGCTGAAGAAAAATGCGCAAGTTATATCAGTCTTAAACGAGCGCGCTAAAAGATTGGTCGAGGGGATGCAAAAAGAGGCATCTGCCTGTGGAATAACTATGCAGATAGATACGAGAGGAAGTATGTTCGGCTTTTTCTTTAACGACAAACCGGTTAAAAACTTTGCAGATGCCTGCAATTCAGATGAGAAGCTGTTTGCGAAATTTCACTCTATGATGTTAAAAGAGGGCTTTTACTTTGCATGTTCACTCTATGAAACGGGCTTTATTTCAACTGCCGTTACGGATGAGATGATTGAAGATACTATTGCGGCTAGTGCCAGAGTCTTTAAAGCTATAACAGATGCAAAATAA